A window of the Nisaea acidiphila genome harbors these coding sequences:
- a CDS encoding putative quinol monooxygenase — MKTRQFLQTLSALALITAATTATAEETAMTTKTASYIEMRAAQGQTEVFADFLTGAAAIVRETEPGTELWFALKADDTLVIFDIFADDAARDAHFSGAVAGALNGKAATLVEGGWDGGVVAGISNANVLSAKPPFDLYSATTATYIRLEAASGRSDELAALLSAAGPVVAETEPETLFWTALRIDGTHFAIFDVFAGEAGRDAHFAGKVAGLLKEKAPELVAGGWEDGVVANVGNFDILAIK, encoded by the coding sequence ATGAAAACCCGCCAGTTCCTTCAAACGCTTTCAGCACTGGCCCTGATCACCGCGGCGACGACCGCGACTGCCGAGGAGACTGCGATGACAACCAAGACCGCGAGCTATATCGAAATGCGGGCCGCACAGGGCCAGACGGAGGTCTTCGCCGACTTCCTGACCGGCGCCGCGGCGATCGTGAGGGAAACCGAGCCCGGCACCGAATTGTGGTTCGCGCTGAAGGCGGACGACACGCTGGTCATCTTCGACATCTTCGCCGATGACGCGGCGCGCGATGCGCATTTCTCCGGCGCCGTCGCGGGGGCCCTGAACGGGAAGGCCGCGACTCTGGTCGAGGGGGGCTGGGACGGCGGTGTCGTTGCCGGGATCAGCAACGCGAACGTCCTTTCCGCGAAACCGCCTTTCGATCTCTACAGCGCGACGACCGCCACCTATATCAGGCTCGAGGCGGCCTCGGGCCGGAGCGACGAGCTTGCGGCCCTGCTGAGCGCGGCCGGGCCGGTCGTGGCGGAAACGGAGCCGGAGACGCTGTTCTGGACGGCGCTCCGGATCGACGGGACCCATTTCGCCATCTTCGATGTCTTCGCCGGCGAGGCCGGCCGCGATGCGCATTTCGCGGGCAAGGTCGCGGGATTGCTGAAGGAGAAGGCGCCGGAACTGGTCGCGGGCGGCTGGGAGGACGGCGTCGTCGCCAATGTCGGCAATTTCGACATCCTCGCCATCAAGTAA
- a CDS encoding N-acyl-D-amino-acid deacylase family protein: MSAEPSLIIRNGTIVDGTGADPVEADLAIAGDQIVQIGEVAARRGVEEIDARGKLVTPGFVDIHTHYDGQAVWDNHLAPSAWHGVTTAIMGNCGVGFAPCKPADRDKLVELMEGVEDIPGPVLHQGLKWQWESFAEYLDVLEKLPRDMDLGVLLPHAAVRVYVMGERALSLENATEEDIARMRAIAADAVRAGAFGFSTSRTISHKSLAGDYTPTLRAQEEELTGIAMGMADAGSGFLEMVSDWDQPDPETEFAMLRRVIEASGRTAVFTLNQRHDRPHFWRDLLRLAGEAANDGLSIRPVVAPRPIGILLGLEGSQNPFSGTATYRSIQDLPLPERVAAMRDPAVRAKILSEDPVKSSTFPLIHRISFSKMFRLGSPANYEPAKDQSIAAIAEREGRTAPEVAYDILLEREGRGFIYTPLVNYANYDMSAPEEMLADRNAIMGLGDGGAHVGFILDAGYPTWLMSYWGRDRARFPMTDVIRRLTSDTARAAGLSDRGVLAPGKKADVNIIDWDGVGFSDPYVTYDLPANGKRLMQKSTGYEATIVSGRVTYRCGEATEALPGTVVRGQR, from the coding sequence ATGTCCGCTGAGCCTAGTCTGATCATCCGTAACGGCACCATCGTCGACGGCACCGGGGCGGACCCGGTGGAGGCGGATCTCGCCATCGCCGGGGATCAAATCGTCCAGATCGGCGAGGTCGCGGCGCGGCGCGGGGTCGAGGAGATCGACGCGCGCGGCAAGCTGGTGACGCCCGGCTTCGTCGACATCCACACCCATTACGACGGCCAGGCGGTCTGGGACAATCACCTCGCACCCTCGGCCTGGCATGGCGTCACCACGGCGATCATGGGCAATTGCGGGGTCGGTTTCGCACCCTGCAAGCCGGCGGACCGGGACAAGCTGGTCGAGCTGATGGAAGGCGTCGAGGATATTCCGGGCCCGGTGCTGCACCAGGGCCTGAAATGGCAGTGGGAGAGTTTCGCCGAGTATCTCGACGTGCTGGAGAAGCTGCCGCGGGACATGGATCTCGGCGTGCTGCTGCCCCATGCCGCGGTCCGCGTCTATGTCATGGGCGAGCGGGCGTTGAGCCTCGAGAACGCGACGGAAGAGGATATTGCGAGGATGCGGGCGATCGCCGCCGACGCGGTGCGTGCCGGCGCCTTCGGTTTCTCCACCTCGCGCACCATCAGCCACAAGAGCCTCGCCGGCGACTATACCCCGACCCTGCGCGCGCAGGAGGAGGAGCTGACAGGGATCGCCATGGGAATGGCGGATGCGGGCTCCGGTTTCCTCGAGATGGTGTCGGACTGGGACCAGCCGGACCCGGAAACCGAGTTTGCCATGCTCCGCCGCGTCATCGAGGCGAGCGGGCGGACCGCCGTCTTCACCCTCAACCAGCGCCACGACCGGCCGCATTTCTGGCGCGATCTCTTGAGGCTCGCGGGCGAGGCGGCCAATGACGGGCTCTCGATCCGCCCGGTGGTGGCGCCGCGCCCGATCGGTATCCTGCTCGGCCTCGAGGGCAGCCAGAACCCGTTCTCCGGCACCGCCACCTACCGTTCGATCCAGGACCTGCCGCTTCCCGAGCGCGTGGCCGCGATGCGCGACCCGGCGGTGCGGGCGAAGATCCTTTCAGAGGACCCGGTGAAGAGCAGCACCTTCCCGCTGATCCACCGGATCTCCTTCTCCAAGATGTTCCGCCTCGGCTCGCCGGCGAACTACGAGCCGGCGAAGGACCAGTCCATCGCCGCCATCGCCGAGCGCGAGGGAAGGACGGCGCCGGAGGTCGCCTACGACATCCTGCTGGAGCGCGAGGGACGCGGCTTCATCTACACGCCGCTGGTGAATTACGCGAATTACGACATGAGCGCGCCGGAGGAGATGCTGGCGGACCGGAACGCGATCATGGGGCTCGGCGACGGCGGCGCCCATGTCGGCTTCATCCTCGATGCCGGCTACCCGACCTGGCTGATGAGCTACTGGGGCCGGGACCGCGCCCGCTTCCCGATGACCGACGTGATCCGGCGCCTGACCTCGGACACGGCACGCGCCGCCGGCCTCTCCGACCGCGGCGTGCTGGCGCCGGGCAAGAAGGCGGACGTCAATATCATCGACTGGGACGGGGTCGGCTTCTCCGATCCGTACGTGACCTACGACCTGCCGGCGAACGGCAAGCGGCTGATGCAGAAATCAACCGGCTACGAGGCGACCATCGTCTCGGGGAGGGTGACCTATCGCTGCGGCGAAGCGACGGAGGCGCTGCCGGGCACGGTGGTGCGTGGGCAGAGGTAG